The following nucleotide sequence is from Nitrospira sp..
CTATAGTAACTGGTGCTTCAAGAACGGCGGCTTCAGACATAACGACCTCACTGTGTTGTTGAACCAAGCCACCATAGAGCCAGATAGTTCAACAGTCCAATGACAATTCTGTGACAGCGTTGCTTAACGCTTCTTCATTTCCTTGCTGCTAAGGAAGCCAATCCGCCAGAGCCATTTTTCCGGTGATTCAGGACTGGTTCTTATCTTGAACAGGGTGGGCAGCGCGGGTAGACTACCGCTCCCCGAATCAGGAAAGAACCAACTATGTGCGGCAGGTACACCCAGCGGGCAACGCCGGAGGCGGTAGCCAAGCAGTTTAAACTGAAGAAGCCGCCGCCGCTGTTCAAACCTAATTACAACGTCGCGCCCAGTGAACAGGTGCTAGCGATTCGCCGCGAGGCGGAGTCAGGCGAGCGCGAAGGCGTCCTGCTGCGCTGGGGTTTGATTCCGGTGTGGGCGAAAGACACCAAGATAGGCAACCACTGCATCAACGCCAAGGCGGAAACCGTAGCGGTAAAACCCGCCTTCCGCTCTGCGTTTAAGAAGCGCCGCTGCCTGATTGTGGCCGATGGGTTCTATGAGTGGAAAATGCTCTCCGGACGCAAGCAACCGATGTGGATAGGCAGGAAGGACAATACGCCCTTTGCCTTTGCCGGACTGTGGGAATACTGGAAAGCGGAATCAGCAGAAGCCATAGAATCCTGCACCATTATCACCACCGAACCAACGCAGCTCATGAGCGAGATCCATAACCGGATGCCGGTCATCCTTCCCGCCTCCGCCTATGACTCTTGGCTTGATCCGGCCTCAGCGGATACAGAACTGAAAGAATTACTCGCCGCTCCCGTGCAGGAAGAACTATTCAGCTATCCGGTGAGCAGGATGGTGAACAGCCCGAAGAACAACCGACCGGAATTGCTTGAACCCGTATCCATTTAAGATAGAGTGAAGAACATGAACAATGCCGCGATATACGCCCCGGATTTTACCACCAGCTACAAGCTGCCTATTTTCTTGGGCAGGCTC
It contains:
- a CDS encoding SOS response-associated peptidase encodes the protein MCGRYTQRATPEAVAKQFKLKKPPPLFKPNYNVAPSEQVLAIRREAESGEREGVLLRWGLIPVWAKDTKIGNHCINAKAETVAVKPAFRSAFKKRRCLIVADGFYEWKMLSGRKQPMWIGRKDNTPFAFAGLWEYWKAESAEAIESCTIITTEPTQLMSEIHNRMPVILPASAYDSWLDPASADTELKELLAAPVQEELFSYPVSRMVNSPKNNRPELLEPVSI